GACGCCCCGTGGACGTACACCACGGAGTCCGGCAAGACGATCGCGGACACCTGGAACACCCAGTACTCGAAGGGCGTCACCGACCTCACCGTCCACGGCCCCAACGGCTTCGTCCGCCGCTTCCGCTCCCCCGGCAAGACGGCCGTCCCCGAGGTGGCGGCCCGCCACAACGCCACCACGGGCCGGCTGGACCTCACCCTCACCAACGCGGGCACGACCGCGACGGTGACCCTCACCGACGCCTACGGCGGCACCCCGAAGACGCTCTCCGTCGCGAAGGGCGCCACCGTCACCCACAGCGTCGACGTCTCCGCCGCCCACCACTGGTACGACGTGACCCTCACGTCCTCCGTGAGCACGGACTACGTCCGCCGCCTCGCGGGCCACGTGGAGACCGGCGCGGCGAGCGTCTCGGACCCGGCCATCCTCACCTACTGACCACCCCGGAACATCCCGAGGGCCCGTACGCCCGCACCCCGCGCGTACGGGCCCCCGGGCTTCGGTGACGGGGGCGGAAGCGGGGCGGCGGCCCGTCGCCGAGCGTCCCGGCCCGGCGGCCGTGATAATCGGATAAGTGCCCGGGCCCGGCGGGCGGGAGGCCCGAGCGGGCCGACGGACCGGGGCTCGCCCGGCAGGCGGTCGCACACCGCTAACCGGCCCCACGGGCCGCACCAGGCGGTCCCGGCATGTCCGGAAGGACCGAGCAGGAAGGGGTTCCCATGCCCCCGAAAGCCATCACGGCGCTGCGCTCGGCGCCCCACGCCACACCGGAGGAGCGTGCGGCGCTCGGCAGGAAGGCCCGGCGCGGCTCACCGCGGTCGGGGCACGCCGTCTACCGGCCGCCCGCCGACCGGCCCGACCCGCTGACGATCCTGGAGGCGCAGTCGGCGACGCGGGTCCCCGAGCTCGTCCCGATCCGCTACGGCCGGATGACGGAGTCCCCGTTCCGCTTCTACCGCGGCGCCGCCGCGATCATGGCGTCCGACCTGTCCGGAACGCCCCGCTCCGGGCTGACGGCCCAGCTGTGCGGGGACGCGCACATGCTGAACTTCCGGCTTCTCGCCTCGCCGGAACGGCAGTTGATGTTCGACATCAACGACTTCGACGAGACGCTCCCGGGCCCGTGGGAGTGGGACGTCAAACGGCTGGCGACGAGTCTCGTCATCGCCGCCCGGGCGAACGACTTCGACGACGCCGAGCGCGCCCGCATCGTCGAGGACACCGTCCGTTCCTACCGCGAGGCGATGATCCGCTTCGCGGGCATGCGCACCCTCGACGTCTGGTACTCGAAGATCGACGCGGCCCGCCTCGAAGCCCTGGGGTCGACCCTGCTCCACCGGCACGGGCGGAGGAACCTGGCCCGCGCCATGGCGAAGGCCCGTACCCGGGACAGCCTCCAGGCCTTCGACCGGCTCACCGAGATCGTGGACGGGCACCCCGTGATCGCGGCGGACCCCCCGCTGCTCGTTCCGATGGACGACCTGCTGCCGGACCTCCAGCGCGCCGCCCTCGAGAACCGGTTCCACCACCTGATCGGGGAGTACGGCACCACCCTGTCGTCCGACCGGCGCGCGCTCCTGGCGGACTACCGGCTGACGGACATCGCCCGCAAGGTGGTCGGAGTCGGCAGTGTCGGAACCCGCTGCTGGATCTTCCTGCTCCTCGGCCGGGACGACCGGGACCCGCTCTTCCTCCAGGCCAAGGAGGCGGACACCTCCGTGCTCGCCCCGTTCGTCGGCGCGAGCGCCTACCGCAACCAGGGCGAGCGCGTCGTCTCCGGCCAACGCCTGATGCAGGCCACCAGCGACATCTTCCTCGGCTGGCAGCGCGTGGACGGGATCGACGGCAGGAAGCGTGACTTCTACGTACGCCAGCTTCGCGACTGGAAGGGCATCGTCGTCCCGGAGCGGATGCGCCCGAAGGACATGAGGGCCTTCGGCGACCTGTGCGGGCTGACGCTGGCGCGCGCGCACGCCCGGTCCGGCGACCGGATCGCGATCGCCGCGTACCTGGGCCGGAGCTCCTCGTTCGACCGCGCGCTGGCGATCTTCGCGGAGCGCTACGCCGACCAGAACGAGCGCGACCACCAGGCCTTGGTCGACGCCGTACGCGCGGGCCGGCTGCCCGCCGAGGAAGGGACCTGACCGGGTGGACGGGCCATCCCGCTCCCCGGGGACCCCGGCCCGCGGGGCATCCGGGTGATCCCGGCGTGTCGCTACGGCACGCCGGAGCGCCGGGGGCGCACCGTGGGACAAGAAGAAGCCCGCGACCGGCAGGAAAATCCTTCCTGCGGCCACGGGCGGTGGTGGGGCGGGTGGGACTCGAACCCACGGCCGACGGATTATGAGTCCGCTGCTCTAACCGGCTGAGCTACCGCCCCGTACGGTGAGGCGCGTACATGTGTGCGCGCCGTCTGCCGTAGCATAGCCGCTCATACGATCTCCTGCTCCGGAAGATCGGCCCTGCTCGACCATGAAGACCGCACCGCGCCGCGCATGGTTCCCCCGGACGCGAAAAAGGACCCCGAAGGGTCCTTTTCCGTTCCGCTCCCCCGACTGGACTCGAACCAGTAACCCTCCGGTTAACAGCCGAATGCTCTGCCAATTGAGCTACAGGGGATCGCGCTCCCCCGACTGGACTCGAACCAGTAACCTGCCGGTTAACAGCCGGCTGCTCTGCCAATTGAGCTACAGGGGATTGCTGCGTTGCACCGAACGTACCCACTCCGGATGCTCCGGGCGGGCGGTTGCTCGCTGCGACACATACATTAGCGCAAGCAGGGGGGTGCTCCGCCAATCGGTATCGCCGTGGGCACCACCTGGGCACCGACGATGCGTCGGGGATGCGTCGCGGACGCATCAGAGAACCTCTCCAGGGAAGGTGGTGGCCATGCGATACAAGCTGACGTTCGTCGTAGGACTCGCCCTCGGTTACGTGGTCGGCACGCGGGCCGGACGCGAGCGCTACGAGCAGATGAAGAAGTCCGCGAAGGAGTTCACGCGGAACCCGGCCGTGCGCAACGCCGCCGAGTCCGCCGCCCAGACCGGGCGGCAGGTCGCGGGCAAGGCCGCGCACGTCGTGGGCGACAAGGTGGGCGACCGGCTGCCGTCCTCGGTGACCGACCGGTTCCACGCGCTGGCAGGGCGCGGCGGAGCCAACGGAAAGGTCGAGGAAGACGACTGGGGAACCAGCAACACCTGAATCGCCCCGCATGCGGCAGAATCAAGTGTCATGGGGATAGTCGCCGGACTCGACAGCTCAGCGGAGTTCACACGCATCGTCGTCTGTGACACGGACACGGGTGCCGTACTGCGGCAGGGATACGCCCCTCACCCGGGCGAACCCAAGGCCGTCGACGTCGACCCGCAGACCTGGCTGCTCTCGCTCGGGGAGGCCGCCACCGGCGGGCTCCTCGAGGGCGTGCAGGCCATCGGCGTGTCCGCGCAGCAGCACGGACTCGTACCGCTCGACGCCCAGGGCGGCCTGGTGCGGCCCGCGCTCGTCCGCAACGACAAGCGGGCCCAGATCGCCGCCGCCGACCTCGTCGAGTCGCTCGGCGGCCGTCAGGCCTGGGCCGAGGCCGTCGGCTCCGTACCCGGCGCCGGGCAGCCGGTGGCCAAGCTGCGCTGGCTGGCCCGTACCGAGCCTGACCACGCCCGGCGGGTCGCGATGGTCCTCCAGCCGCACGACTGGCTGGTCTGGCAGCTCCTCGGCCGCCCCGCCCGGCGCACCACCGACCGCGGCGCCGCCTCCGGCACCGGCTACTGGTCGGCCCGCACCGGCACGTACCGCCCCGACCTCGTCGAGCTGGCCCTCGGCCACCAAGCCGTGCTGCCCGAGGTGCTCGGCCCTGCCGACGCGGCCGGCACCACCCCCGAAGGGCTGCTCATCTCCGCCGGCACGGGCGAGACGATGGCCGCCGCGCTGGGCCTGGGACTCGGCCCCGGCGACGCGGTGGTCTCGCTCGGCGCCTCCGGCTCCGTGATGGCCGTCCACCACGAGGCCCTCGCCGACCCCAGCGGCATGATCACCTCCTTCGCCGACGCCACCGGCATGCACCTGCCCGTCGTCCACACCTCCAACGCGGTACGGGCGCTGCGCGGCACCGCCGAAATGCTGGGCCTCGACTCCCTCGAAGAGCTGTCCGCGCTGGCCCTGAAGTCGACGCCGGGCGCCTCCGGGCTCGTCCTGCTGCCCTATCTGGAGGGCGAGCGGACCCCGAACCTGCCGCACACGGCGGGCACGCTGAGCGGGCTGCGGCGCGAGTCGATGAAGCCCGAGCACCTGGCGCGCGCCGCGTTCGAGGGCATGCTCTGCGCGCTCACCGACGCCATGGACGTGCTGCGCGGGCGCGGGGTCGAGGTCCGCCGGGTGTTCCTGCTGGGCGCCGCGGCCGCGCTTCCGGCGGTGCAGGCGCTCGCGCCCGCGCTGTTCGGCGCGCAGGTCGTCGTCCCCCAGCCGGCCGACTACGCGGCACTCGGGGCGGCCCGGCAGGCCGCCTGGGCGCTCGGGGTGGCGCGGGGCACGCTGTCGCCGTCCACTCCCCCGGCCTGGCAGGGCGCGGCCGCGCAGATCCTGGAGCCGGGCGAGGACCTGTCCGCGGGCCGGGCGGTGCGGCAGCAGTACGTGGCGACCCGTGACCAGCTGCACCCGGGCGCGTTCGGCTCGTGACCCCGCGACGGGACCGGCCCCGGGCCCGGTCCCGTACCTCGGGCGTTCGTTCGTAAAGTCTTTGCCAGGCCTCGTCCCGCACCCCGGAACCGAGTCGTAACGTCCCGGGCGTGCGGGCGATAGTGGAGCCGTGCTCATAAGACTTCTCCGAACCCACCTCGGGCCCTATCGAAAACCCATCGCACTGCTCGTGCTGCTGCAGTTCCTGCAGACCTGCGCGAGCCTCTACCTGCCGACCCTGAACGCGGACATCATCGACAACGGTGTCGTCGACGGGGACACCGGATACATCCTGCGCTTCGGCGCCCTGATGGTCGGCGTCTCCGTCGTCCAGGTCGTCTGCAACATCGGGGCCGTGTTCTACGGCGCCCGCACCGCGTCCGCGCTGGGCCGGGACGTGCGTGCCGCGGTCTTCGACCGGGTGCAGTCGTTCTCCGCGCGGGAGCTGGGGCACTTCGGCGCGCCCTCGCTGATCACCCGTACGACCAACGACGTGCAGCAGATCCAGATGCTGGTCCTGATGGCGTTCACGCTGATGGTCTCCGCGCCCATCATGTGCGTCGGCGGCATCGTGATGGCCCTCGGCCAGGACGTGCCGCTCTCGGGCGTGCTGCTCGCCGTGGTGCCGGTCCTCGCGGTCTCGGTCTCCCTGATCGTGCGGAGGATGCGGCCGCTCTTCCGGACGATGCAGGAGCGTCTCGACACGGTGAACCGGGTGCTGCGCGAGCAGATCACCGGCAACCGTGTGATCCGGGCGTTCGTGAAGGACGACTACGAGGAGGAGCGGTTCCGCGGCGCCAACGCGGAGCTGACCGATGTCTCGATGGCGACCGGCCGGCTGATGGCCCTGATGTTCCCGGTGGTCATGACCGTCGTGAACATCTCCAGCGTGGCGGTCGTCTGGTTCGGCGCGCACCGCATCGACAGCGGCGGCATGCAGATCGGTGCGCTGACCGCGTTCCTCGCCTATCTGATGCAGATCGTGATGGCGGTCATGATGGCCACCTTCATGTTCATGATGGTGCCCCGGGCCGAGGTCTGCGCCGAGCGCATCGAGGAGGTCCTCGCGACCGAGTCCAGCGTGGTCCCGCCGGTGAAGCCGGTGACCGAGCTGGACCGGCGGGGGCATCTGGAGGTCAAGGGCGCCGACTTCCGCTACCCGGGCGCGGAGGAGTCCGTCCTCAAGGAGGTCGGGCTCGAAGCCCGGCCCGGTGAGACGACCGCGATCATCGGCTCCACCGGCAGCGGCAAGTCGACCCTGCTCGGACTCGTGCCGCGGCTCTTCGACGCCACCGGCGGCGAGGTCCTCGTCGACGGCGTCGACGTCCGGAAGCTACACCCCGATCTCATGGCGAGGACCGTGGGACTCGTCCCCCAGAAGCCCTACCTCTTCTCCGGGACCGTCGCCACCAACCTCCGCTACGGCAAGCCCGACGCGAGCGACGAGGAGCTCTGGCACGCGCTGGAGGTCGCCCAGGCCGCCGACTTCGTACGGAACCTCGAAGCCGGTCTGAACGCGCCCATCGCACAGGGCGGCACCAACGTCTCCGGCGGGCAGCGGCAGCGGCTCGCCATCGCGCGGACGCTGGTGCAGCGGCCGGAGATCTATCTCTTCGACGACTCGTTCTCCGCGCTCGACTACGAGACGGACGCCCTGCTGCGGGCCGCGCTCGCCCGGGAGACGGCCGACTCGACCGTCGTGATCGTCGCCCAGCGGGTCTCCACCATCCGGGACGCCGACCGGATCGTCGTCCTCGACGAGGGCCGGGTCGTCGGCACCGGACGGCACCAGGAGCTGATGGCGGACAACGAGACGTACCGGGAGATCGTGCTCTCCCAGCTCACCGAGGCGGAGGCAGCCTGATGGCCGGTCCTGGCGGACGCATGATGGCCGGTGGCGGCCCCGACCAGCGGTCGATGGACTTCAAGGGCTCGGGCAAGCGGCTGCTCAAGCAGCTGGCGCCCGAGCGCGGCACGCTCTGGGTGATGCTGATCGCCGGTGTGCTGTCGGTGGCGGCCTCGGTGGTCGGCCCGAAGATCCTCGGCAAGGCGACCGACCTCGTCTTCGCGGGTGTCGTCGGGCGGCAGATCGAGGGCGGCACGAAGGCGGAGGCGATCGAGAGGCTGCGCGCCTCGGGCGACTCCGGCATGGCGGACATGCTGAGCGGTGTCGACTTCACGCCGGGGCAGGGGATCGACTTCTCCGCCGTCGGCGAGGTGCTCCTCGTCGTCCTCGGTGTGTACGTGGCGGCGGGCCTGCTGATGCTGGTCTCCACCCGGATGTCGATCAAGGTGATCAACCGGACGGTCTACCGGATGCGGGAGGACGTCCAGACGAAGCTGGCGCGGCTTCCCCTGTCGTACTTCGACAAGGCCAAGCGCGGCGAGGTGCTGTCGCGGGCGACCAACGACATCGACAACATCTCGCAGACCCTCCAGCAGTCGATGGGCCAGCTGATCAACTCGCTGCTCACGATCGTCGGCGTGCTCGCGATGATGTTCTGGATCTCGCCGCTGCTGGCGCTCGTGGCGCTGGTCACGGTGCCGGTCTCGGTCTTCGTCGCGGCGAAGATCGGCAAGCGCTCGCAGCCGCACTTCGTTCAGCAGTGGAAGTCCACGGGCACGCTCAACGCGCACGTGGAGGAGATGTACAGCGGGCACACCCTGGTGAAGGTCTTCGGCCGGCAGGCGGAGTCCGCGGAGGACTTCCGCGAGCAGAACGAGGCGCTGTACGAGGCCGGGTTCAAGGCGCAGTTCAACAGCGGTGTGATGCAGCCGGTGATGTTCTTCATCTCGAACATCAACTACGTCCTGGTGGCCGTGGTCGGCGGTCTGCGGGTGGCGAGCGGCACGCTCTCCATCGGCGACGTGCAGGCCTTCATCCAGTACTCGCGCCAGTTCTCGATGCCGCTGACGCAGGTCGCGTCGATGGCGAACCTGGTGCAGTCGGGCGTGGCCTCGGCCGAGCGGATCTTCGAGCTGCTCGACGCGGAGGAGCAGGAGCCGGACGCGCCGAGGAGCGAGAGCGAGACGCCCGCGGACCTCAAGGGCAAGGTGGCCCTGGAGGGGGTCTCCTTCCGCTACGAGGCCGACAAGCCGCTCATCGAGAACCTGTCGCTCACGGTGGAGCCGGGCCAGACGGTCGCGATCGTCGGCCCGACCGGCGCGGGCAAGACGACCCTGGTGAACCTGCTCATGCGGTTCTACGAGGTGACGGGCGGCCGGATCACCCTCGACGGGGCCGACATCGCCAAGATGCCCCGGGAGCGGCTGCGGGCCGGGATCGGCATGGTCCTCCAGGACACCTGGCTGTTCGGCGGCACCATCGCGGACAACATCGCGTACGGCGCCACGCGCGCGGTGACCCGGGCGGAGATCGAGGAGGCGGCGCGGGCCGCG
This sequence is a window from Streptomyces sp. NBC_00691. Protein-coding genes within it:
- a CDS encoding DUF2252 domain-containing protein; its protein translation is MPPKAITALRSAPHATPEERAALGRKARRGSPRSGHAVYRPPADRPDPLTILEAQSATRVPELVPIRYGRMTESPFRFYRGAAAIMASDLSGTPRSGLTAQLCGDAHMLNFRLLASPERQLMFDINDFDETLPGPWEWDVKRLATSLVIAARANDFDDAERARIVEDTVRSYREAMIRFAGMRTLDVWYSKIDAARLEALGSTLLHRHGRRNLARAMAKARTRDSLQAFDRLTEIVDGHPVIAADPPLLVPMDDLLPDLQRAALENRFHHLIGEYGTTLSSDRRALLADYRLTDIARKVVGVGSVGTRCWIFLLLGRDDRDPLFLQAKEADTSVLAPFVGASAYRNQGERVVSGQRLMQATSDIFLGWQRVDGIDGRKRDFYVRQLRDWKGIVVPERMRPKDMRAFGDLCGLTLARAHARSGDRIAIAAYLGRSSSFDRALAIFAERYADQNERDHQALVDAVRAGRLPAEEGT
- a CDS encoding YtxH domain-containing protein, giving the protein MRYKLTFVVGLALGYVVGTRAGRERYEQMKKSAKEFTRNPAVRNAAESAAQTGRQVAGKAAHVVGDKVGDRLPSSVTDRFHALAGRGGANGKVEEDDWGTSNT
- a CDS encoding FGGY family carbohydrate kinase translates to MGIVAGLDSSAEFTRIVVCDTDTGAVLRQGYAPHPGEPKAVDVDPQTWLLSLGEAATGGLLEGVQAIGVSAQQHGLVPLDAQGGLVRPALVRNDKRAQIAAADLVESLGGRQAWAEAVGSVPGAGQPVAKLRWLARTEPDHARRVAMVLQPHDWLVWQLLGRPARRTTDRGAASGTGYWSARTGTYRPDLVELALGHQAVLPEVLGPADAAGTTPEGLLISAGTGETMAAALGLGLGPGDAVVSLGASGSVMAVHHEALADPSGMITSFADATGMHLPVVHTSNAVRALRGTAEMLGLDSLEELSALALKSTPGASGLVLLPYLEGERTPNLPHTAGTLSGLRRESMKPEHLARAAFEGMLCALTDAMDVLRGRGVEVRRVFLLGAAAALPAVQALAPALFGAQVVVPQPADYAALGAARQAAWALGVARGTLSPSTPPAWQGAAAQILEPGEDLSAGRAVRQQYVATRDQLHPGAFGS
- a CDS encoding ABC transporter ATP-binding protein, which codes for MLIRLLRTHLGPYRKPIALLVLLQFLQTCASLYLPTLNADIIDNGVVDGDTGYILRFGALMVGVSVVQVVCNIGAVFYGARTASALGRDVRAAVFDRVQSFSARELGHFGAPSLITRTTNDVQQIQMLVLMAFTLMVSAPIMCVGGIVMALGQDVPLSGVLLAVVPVLAVSVSLIVRRMRPLFRTMQERLDTVNRVLREQITGNRVIRAFVKDDYEEERFRGANAELTDVSMATGRLMALMFPVVMTVVNISSVAVVWFGAHRIDSGGMQIGALTAFLAYLMQIVMAVMMATFMFMMVPRAEVCAERIEEVLATESSVVPPVKPVTELDRRGHLEVKGADFRYPGAEESVLKEVGLEARPGETTAIIGSTGSGKSTLLGLVPRLFDATGGEVLVDGVDVRKLHPDLMARTVGLVPQKPYLFSGTVATNLRYGKPDASDEELWHALEVAQAADFVRNLEAGLNAPIAQGGTNVSGGQRQRLAIARTLVQRPEIYLFDDSFSALDYETDALLRAALARETADSTVVIVAQRVSTIRDADRIVVLDEGRVVGTGRHQELMADNETYREIVLSQLTEAEAA
- a CDS encoding ABC transporter ATP-binding protein, producing the protein MAGPGGRMMAGGGPDQRSMDFKGSGKRLLKQLAPERGTLWVMLIAGVLSVAASVVGPKILGKATDLVFAGVVGRQIEGGTKAEAIERLRASGDSGMADMLSGVDFTPGQGIDFSAVGEVLLVVLGVYVAAGLLMLVSTRMSIKVINRTVYRMREDVQTKLARLPLSYFDKAKRGEVLSRATNDIDNISQTLQQSMGQLINSLLTIVGVLAMMFWISPLLALVALVTVPVSVFVAAKIGKRSQPHFVQQWKSTGTLNAHVEEMYSGHTLVKVFGRQAESAEDFREQNEALYEAGFKAQFNSGVMQPVMFFISNINYVLVAVVGGLRVASGTLSIGDVQAFIQYSRQFSMPLTQVASMANLVQSGVASAERIFELLDAEEQEPDAPRSESETPADLKGKVALEGVSFRYEADKPLIENLSLTVEPGQTVAIVGPTGAGKTTLVNLLMRFYEVTGGRITLDGADIAKMPRERLRAGIGMVLQDTWLFGGTIADNIAYGATRAVTRAEIEEAARAAHADRFVRTLPEGYDTVIDDDGAGVSAGEKQLITIARAFLSDPVILVLDEATSSVDTRTEVLIQKAMARLAHGRTSFVIAHRLSTIRDADVILVMENGSIVEQGTHEQLLSSGGAYARLYAAQFAQAVAEVD